One window from the genome of Gimesia aquarii encodes:
- a CDS encoding DinB family protein: MSIAAHIKSELQLPTSVVQGYLQDLSDQDLMRRPVENANHIAWQLGHLIVAEHDLNNMVCPDSMPALPEGFAEKHSKETASSDNPGDFCTKDEYLKYMDEQRAGTLALLDRLSDEELQVPAPEHLKMFGGTVGAVIAGQSAHWMMHAGQWVIVRRQLGKEALF, encoded by the coding sequence ATGAGTATTGCCGCACACATTAAAAGCGAATTACAACTCCCCACATCAGTCGTACAAGGCTATCTTCAGGATCTCTCGGATCAAGATTTAATGCGTCGTCCTGTCGAGAATGCGAATCACATTGCCTGGCAGCTAGGCCATCTGATCGTCGCCGAGCACGACCTCAACAATATGGTCTGTCCCGATTCGATGCCTGCCTTACCTGAAGGGTTTGCAGAAAAACATAGCAAGGAAACCGCATCCAGCGATAATCCCGGCGATTTCTGCACGAAGGACGAATATCTGAAATACATGGATGAACAACGGGCGGGGACATTGGCTTTACTGGATCGCTTGAGTGATGAAGAGCTTCAGGTGCCCGCTCCCGAACATCTCAAAATGTTTGGTGGTACGGTCGGCGCCGTCATTGCCGGACAGTCAGCACACTGGATGATGCACGCTGGTCAATGGGTGATTGTGCGTCGGCAACTTGGCAAAGAAGCGTTGTTTTAA